The Moorena producens PAL-8-15-08-1 genomic interval TAAATCATAGTCATCAGGATTATCGTCAATCAGGCAATCACCAATATTAGCAGGGGAAAAACGTAAGTCATAGCGATCATCCTCTAGCATTTGCACAAAAGAAGACCTTTGTTTCATGTAGCTAACGTCGCCATTTTTTAAAGTAACGACATCCCCTGGATTGAAAGGAAAAATATTTTCTCCAACTTCTGGACAAACAATCGCTACATCTCGACAGAATTGCTCCCTAGTAACGGGAAAAACGACTTTATTTAACCAAGATGTACCCTTAATAAACTTAAAACCATTTGCTCCAGGAGCAAGGGACTTCGGTTGAAGTAAACTAATCTTTTTTAGTTCTTGATCATAAGCAGAATAAGGAAAAGAAGATGGCTGATTATTTTGGTGTTCTAGCTCTAACAGCGGCTGCCAACTTGCTAAAAAAAAGTCAATCTGAGGATATTTAGACTTAACTTGACGAATAGTTTCAAGGTTGACAGCCGAATCAACTTGATTCCAGAAAACCCCTGAAGGATCAGTGAATAACATCCCGTATTCAGGAACACGATTTTCTGAACGAGTTGCAATTAAACGAGTTGAACCAATTTTGACCTCACTCCAATCTTTCAATTTATAGATTTGTGAATATCCCAAATCTCGTAAACACGTTTCCATCAACTTATCTGGAGGAATCAATACATCAACATTTTTCGGTAGAGAAGCTAGGGATTGAATATCAAAATGATCTATATGACGATGAGAGATAATCAAAATATCAAACTCTGGAATCTGGTCATGGAACACTTTTCTTTTTGGGCAGATATCTGATATTCCTTCAGCATGAGAATCCCATAAAATCGGATCCATTAATATTTTACAATCTTCAGTTTCCACAAATATAGAAGCGTGACCAATCATCTGAATCTGCATAATTTACCTCTAATGAACAAAAATAGTTGCTAGTTCATGATCTTATCAGCCAGTTTTTCTAAGACCTCAGTTAGTGGATGATCGGGGAAAGCTAAAGAAAAAATACCTCGACTGCCCAGCATCATCATATCTTCTGACCAGGGGATAATTGCAGCTAATGAAAACCCATAGTCTTCCTTGACTTTATGACTAAAACGATCAATCCCTAAGGATTCAATCATCATATTCATTACCAGCAAGGTTTTCTGTATGTTTAACTTGTTGGCCAAGTCCAACATAATCCCAGTTGCTTGAAAATCCTGCTGATCCGGTTTCATAATTAAAACCAGAGTATCAGACAAGGTTAAAGAGACTAATACCTCTTCATTCAGACCTGGATGAGTATCAACAAACAGAAAATCTAGATTGAGTTCATTAATTAACGTTTTAAACCCTTTTTCCAGTAAGCGAACATCATAGCCTTCTCGCAACATTCGGCTAATATCTT includes:
- a CDS encoding MBL fold metallo-hydrolase; its protein translation is MQIQMIGHASIFVETEDCKILMDPILWDSHAEGISDICPKRKVFHDQIPEFDILIISHRHIDHFDIQSLASLPKNVDVLIPPDKLMETCLRDLGYSQIYKLKDWSEVKIGSTRLIATRSENRVPEYGMLFTDPSGVFWNQVDSAVNLETIRQVKSKYPQIDFFLASWQPLLELEHQNNQPSSFPYSAYDQELKKISLLQPKSLAPGANGFKFIKGTSWLNKVVFPVTREQFCRDVAIVCPEVGENIFPFNPGDVVTLKNGDVSYMKQRSSFVQMLEDDRYDLRFSPANIGDCLIDDNPDDYDLSEMKDVIKAEVCFDLPKFIKEKSDLFLEYRHWKIIYQLEIVFPSETQQYYFDFSEDNIQCHSGYSPLAHLFTTVAASNFYGLIKGIRSWDAANIGGYYRSFQKLYIPTPYGIIKPIEGKNISLEDPIELRFPYEDIFEKVRQHEVQKWKYSDVNPEIIRETQTKMLRIGNTLVRLLEENKDKTVEENKDLQMASVR
- a CDS encoding MinD/ParA family ATP-binding protein is translated as MDEIISMSIIAIHSYRGGAGKTNITASLATIVASHGHRVGIVDADLHNPGIYVLFGLNQDHLGYSLNDYLWNNCQITEADYDVTSVLGLQDRCQITETDYDVIAKGKKPTENSFLSLVPASMKQEDISRMLREGYDVRLLEKGFKTLINELNLDFLFVDTHPGLNEEVLVSLTLSDTLVLIMKPDQQDFQATGIMLDLANKLNIQKTLLVMNMMIESLGIDRFSHKVKEDYGFSLAAIIPWSEDMMMLGSRGIFSLAFPDHPLTEVLEKLADKIMN